One genomic window of Channa argus isolate prfri chromosome 5, Channa argus male v1.0, whole genome shotgun sequence includes the following:
- the cast gene encoding calpastatin isoform X4: MGQLLSWIRGPRDTPALQDVAVEEQSQQSQATPNLAAKGSTAKPAQFEKASSGSAMATKPGVVTKATDRATGSGVTGGGSASVGTVGKETPKNKPETNTTLSAATVIDMSSAAATVVDMTSAGARDSPKEISKTAPVSQVKATATTPAAATGTAAAANTAATASVTKPKESPRDAAQSTPSTATVKADVPKVDAAKTSKPAAAAAAGHFQWKNDEAKVTKAKVQAEVPSTAAKGAKEAPAMDPIDALASILPSDDPVTVPVYTGPEVSEQQVTAARAQKCGEREDTLPPGYRLTDMPPVPADVKPKDVTKPMTTDQAMDSLLDDFSTPTAPTGPKKQEDHVDNVSASSAGPVNFAPPPAKKGETTKAVTPADKKAKMENVPYDSSLKAGHSASSMKSAPPVAVCHAPADKKAKLEKDDFSLKAGLDTKVDTKHKADKGDAVSPDPFSALGDLLPKDTPKPEAPKLRPEDIVSEDKHKKEKGVRVGERDDALPPEYRFKEDKNKKVPPPKPEPSMDENEALDILGGSFDTSLSAPVVPHSAAHAQKASAAPRVAMAPAPSADKTPKKDNISVEAGRSTSTGKGDPMSLDALSALGDTLPADTPKPEAPKPRPEDIVSEDKAKKEKGVRVGEREDTLPPEYRFKDEHKDFSPLVPEPSIDTDDALDFLSGGFETSSAAPAVQSPVQSKVEDLSALDVLSGDFIAPTKASGVQQKTCPLEKPHSAGVTHAPPQQAKPKIEKGDSLSLDALSALSDTLPADVPKPVSPELRPEDIVSENKVKEEKGVFVGEREDTIPPEYRFKGEKNLPPLKPEPTMETNEALDILSGDFTTSPKASAQPSADLALDALAGDFVAPTAARTVQSAACVPQKSAPQLAAEEDNALDALSDTLKDIAPTPQPAQVPAKDIVKEKQVVEEKLIKMGESDDTLPPEYRTSEADRKKMKEEMANQAAAGKEKSIDENTALDVLSGDFSAGPKSPTVTASAATKKVEPSALHSGPIKPMAGPTLDSLADTLLPDTTQFKSDKPKKHQAEQPQATNQASAQLSSDVALAPTKKGGKS, encoded by the exons tcGCAGCAAAGCCAGGCCACACCCAATCTGGCAGCTAAGGGCTCCACTGCGAAGCCTGCGCAATTTGAG AAGGCATCGTCAGGATCCGCTATGGCTACGAAGCCTGGGGTGGTTACCAAGGCAACAGACAGAGCCACAGGAAGTGGCGTTACAGGAGGAGGAAGTGCTTCAGTTGGGACAGTAGGAAAAGAGACACCTAAAAACAAACCAGAG ACTAACACCACACTATCAGCTGCTACTGTCATTGACATGTCATCTGCTGCGGCTACTGTTGTTGACATGACATCAGCAGGGGCGAGGGACAGCCCCAAAGAGATATCAAAG ACTGCACCTGTCTCCCAAGTCAAAGCCACAGCTACAActcctgctgctgccactggaacagctgcagctgcaaacactgcagcaaCCGCCTCTGTGACCAAACCTAAAGAGTCGCCCCGAGACGCAGCCCAG AGTACCCCTTCCACCGCAACAGTCAAAGCTGATGTGCCCAAAGTTGATGCTGCTAAAACATCAaaaccagcagctgcagctgcagctggacaTTTTCAGTGGAAGAACGACGAAGCCAAAGTGACAAAAGCGAAG GTGCAGGCAGAGGTTCCCTCCACAGCAGCTAAAGGGGCCAAAGAG GCACCTGCAATGGATCCAATCGATGCCTTGGCCAGCATACTACCATCCGATGATCCTGTCACTGTCCCTGTGTACACTGGGCCAGAGGTGTCAGAG CAACAAGTCACAGCTGCGAGAGCTCAAAAgtgtggagaaagagaggacaCGCTGCCTCCAGGTTACAGACTTACAGACATG cCTCCAGTTCCTGCAGATGTTAAACCCAAGGACGTTACT AAGCCTATGACCACAGACCAGGCCATGGATTCTCTTTTAGATGATTTTTCAACACCCACTGCTCCAACCGGACCCAAGAAGCAAGAg GACCATGTTGACAATGTCAGTGCCTCATCTGCCGGCCCTGTTAACTTTGCACCACCCCCTGCAAAG aAAGGTGAAACCACTAAGGCTGTGACTCCTGCTGACAAGAAAGCCAAGATGGAGAATGTCCCGTATGATTCCTCTCTGAAGGCTGGACACTCTGCTTCTTCCATG aaatCAGCTCCACCTGTGGCTGTGTGTCATGCCCCTGCTGATAAAAAAGCCAAATTGGAGAAAGACGACTTTTCTTTGAAGGCTGGGCTAGATACTAAAGTGGACACCAAGCACAAGGCTGACAAG GGTGACGCTGTGTCTCCAGATCCCTTTAGTGCTCTTGGTGACTTGCTGCCAAAAGACACACCAAAACCCGAAGCCCCCAAACTCAGACCTGAAGACATTGTTTCA GAGGACAAACACAAGAAGGAGAAGGGTGTGCGTGTAGGAGAAAGGGATGATGCACTTCCTCCAGAATACAGATTTaaagaagataaaaacaaaaaagtgccTCCCCCTAAACCTGAG CCCAGCATGGATGAAAATGAGGCTCTGGACATTTTGGGTGGAAGCTTTGACACCTCATTATCAGCTCCTGTTGTTCCCCACTCAGCTGCTCATGCACAG AAAGCCTCTGCAGCCCCCCGTGTAGCTATGGCTCCCGCCCCTTCTGCTGATAAGACACCAAAGAAAGATAATATTTCTGTGGAGGCTGGACGTTCAACTTCTACTGGAAAG GGTGACCCTATGTCTCTGGATGCTCTCAGTGCTCTTGGCGACACTCTGCCAGCAGACACACCAAAACCAGAAGCCCCCAAACCCAGACCTGAGGACATTGTCTCG GAGGACAAGGCCAAAAAGGAGAAGGGTGTGCGTGTAGGAGAGAGGGAAGACACTCTTCCCCCAGAGTACAGGTTTAAAGATGAACACAAAGATTTCTCTCCTCTAGTACCTGAG CCCAGCATTGACACTGATGATGCTTTGGACTTTTTGTCTGGGGGCTTTGAGACATCCTCAGCAGCTCCTGCTGTCCAGTCTCCTGTGCAG AGCAAAGTAGAAGATTTGTCTGCCCTGGATGTACTTTCTGGAGACTTTATAGCTCCAACTAAAGCTTCAGGAGTTCAG CAGAAAACTTGTCCTCTGGAGAAACCCCACTCGGCCGGTGTTACCCATGCACCACCACAACAGGCAAAACCCAAGATTGAGAAG GGTGATTCTCTGTCTCTAGATGCTCTAAGTGCTCTTAGCGACACTCTGCCTGCAGACGTACCAAAACCTGTATCACCCGAACTGAGACCTGAGGACATCGTCTCA GAGAACAAAGTAAAGGAGGAGAAGGGTGTGTTTGTAGGAGAGCGGGAAGACACAATTCCACCAGAATACAgatttaaaggagaaaaaaatctgCCTCCTCTAAAACCTGAA CCGACCATGGAGACTAATGAGGCTCTTGACATTTTGTCTGGCGACTTCACAACCTCCCCTAAAGCTTCTGCACAG CCGTCTGCAGACTTGGCTCTTGATGCCTTAGCAGGAGACTTTGTTGCTCCCACAGCTGCGCGAACAGTGCAGTCTGCTGCTTGTGTTCCCCAAAAAAGTGCCCCACAG CTGGCAGCAGAGGAAGACAATGCCCTTGATGCTCTGTCAGACACCTTGAAAGATATTGCACCCACCCCTCAGCCTGCCCAAGTTCCTGCCAAAGACATTGTTAAG GAGAAGCAGGTTGTAGAAGAAAAGTTGATTAAGATGGGAGAGAGCGACGACACGCTGCCACCAGAATATCGAACCAGTGAGGCAGATCGGAAG aaaatgaaagaagaaatggCAAATCAGGCTGCAGCAGGCAAGGAG AAGAGTATAGATGAGAACACAGCCTTGGACGTGCTTTCTGGTGATTTCTCTGCTGGTCCCAAGTCTCCAACAGTCACAGCATCTGCAGCCACAAAAAAGGTGGAACCTTCTGCTCTCCACTCAGGTCCCATTAAG CCAATGGCTGGTCctactctcgactccctggccGACACCCTGCTCCCTGACACTACACAATTCAAATCAGACAAACCAAAG AAGCACCAGGCTGAACAGCCACAAGCCACTAATCAGGCATCAGCTCAGCTAAGCTCAGATGTTGCACTAGCACCCACAAAGAAGGGAGGCAAGAGCTAG
- the cast gene encoding calpastatin isoform X1, with translation MGQLLSWIRGPRDTPALQDVAVEEQSQQSQATPNLAAKGSTAKPAQFEKASSGSAMATKPGVVTKATDRATGSGVTGGGSASVGTVGKETPKNKPETNTTLSAATVIDMSSAAATVVDMTSAGARDSPKEISKTAPVSQVKATATTPAAATGTAAAANTAATASVTKPKESPRDAAQSTPSTATVKADVPKVDAAKTSKPAAAAAAGHFQWKNDEAKVTKAKVQAEVPSTAAKGAKEAPAMDPIDALASILPSDDPVTVPVYTGPEVSEQQVTAARAQKCGEREDTLPPGYRLTDMPPVPADVKPKDVTKPMTTDQAMDSLLDDFSTPTAPTGPKKQEDHVDNVSASSAGPVNFAPPPAKKGETTKAVTPADKKAKMENVPYDSSLKAGHSASSMKSAPPVAVCHAPADKKAKLEKDDFSLKAGLDTKVDTKHKADKGDAVSPDPFSALGDLLPKDTPKPEAPKLRPEDIVSEDKHKKEKGVRVGERDDALPPEYRFKEDKNKKVPPPKPEPSMDENEALDILGGSFDTSLSAPVVPHSAAHAQKASAAPRVAMAPAPSADKTPKKDNISVEAGRSTSTGKGDPMSLDALSALGDTLPADTPKPEAPKPRPEDIVSEDKAKKEKGVRVGEREDTLPPEYRFKDEHKDFSPLVPEPSIDTDDALDFLSGGFETSSAAPAVQSPVQSKVEDLSALDVLSGDFIAPTKASGVQQKTCPLEKPHSAGVTHAPPQQAKPKIEKGDSLSLDALSALSDTLPADVPKPVSPELRPEDIVSENKVKEEKGVFVGEREDTIPPEYRFKGEKNLPPLKPEPTMETNEALDILSGDFTTSPKASAQPSADLALDALAGDFVAPTAARTVQSAACVPQKSAPQLAAEEDNALDALSDTLKDIAPTPQPAQVPAKDIVKEKQVVEEKLIKMGESDDTLPPEYRTSEADRKKMKEEMANQAAAGKEKSIDENTALDVLSGDFSAGPKSPTVTASAATKKVEPSALHSGPIKPMAGPTLDSLADTLLPDTTQFKSDKPKGKSKSKSKSKKHQAEQPQATNQASAQLSSDVALAPTKKGGKS, from the exons tcGCAGCAAAGCCAGGCCACACCCAATCTGGCAGCTAAGGGCTCCACTGCGAAGCCTGCGCAATTTGAG AAGGCATCGTCAGGATCCGCTATGGCTACGAAGCCTGGGGTGGTTACCAAGGCAACAGACAGAGCCACAGGAAGTGGCGTTACAGGAGGAGGAAGTGCTTCAGTTGGGACAGTAGGAAAAGAGACACCTAAAAACAAACCAGAG ACTAACACCACACTATCAGCTGCTACTGTCATTGACATGTCATCTGCTGCGGCTACTGTTGTTGACATGACATCAGCAGGGGCGAGGGACAGCCCCAAAGAGATATCAAAG ACTGCACCTGTCTCCCAAGTCAAAGCCACAGCTACAActcctgctgctgccactggaacagctgcagctgcaaacactgcagcaaCCGCCTCTGTGACCAAACCTAAAGAGTCGCCCCGAGACGCAGCCCAG AGTACCCCTTCCACCGCAACAGTCAAAGCTGATGTGCCCAAAGTTGATGCTGCTAAAACATCAaaaccagcagctgcagctgcagctggacaTTTTCAGTGGAAGAACGACGAAGCCAAAGTGACAAAAGCGAAG GTGCAGGCAGAGGTTCCCTCCACAGCAGCTAAAGGGGCCAAAGAG GCACCTGCAATGGATCCAATCGATGCCTTGGCCAGCATACTACCATCCGATGATCCTGTCACTGTCCCTGTGTACACTGGGCCAGAGGTGTCAGAG CAACAAGTCACAGCTGCGAGAGCTCAAAAgtgtggagaaagagaggacaCGCTGCCTCCAGGTTACAGACTTACAGACATG cCTCCAGTTCCTGCAGATGTTAAACCCAAGGACGTTACT AAGCCTATGACCACAGACCAGGCCATGGATTCTCTTTTAGATGATTTTTCAACACCCACTGCTCCAACCGGACCCAAGAAGCAAGAg GACCATGTTGACAATGTCAGTGCCTCATCTGCCGGCCCTGTTAACTTTGCACCACCCCCTGCAAAG aAAGGTGAAACCACTAAGGCTGTGACTCCTGCTGACAAGAAAGCCAAGATGGAGAATGTCCCGTATGATTCCTCTCTGAAGGCTGGACACTCTGCTTCTTCCATG aaatCAGCTCCACCTGTGGCTGTGTGTCATGCCCCTGCTGATAAAAAAGCCAAATTGGAGAAAGACGACTTTTCTTTGAAGGCTGGGCTAGATACTAAAGTGGACACCAAGCACAAGGCTGACAAG GGTGACGCTGTGTCTCCAGATCCCTTTAGTGCTCTTGGTGACTTGCTGCCAAAAGACACACCAAAACCCGAAGCCCCCAAACTCAGACCTGAAGACATTGTTTCA GAGGACAAACACAAGAAGGAGAAGGGTGTGCGTGTAGGAGAAAGGGATGATGCACTTCCTCCAGAATACAGATTTaaagaagataaaaacaaaaaagtgccTCCCCCTAAACCTGAG CCCAGCATGGATGAAAATGAGGCTCTGGACATTTTGGGTGGAAGCTTTGACACCTCATTATCAGCTCCTGTTGTTCCCCACTCAGCTGCTCATGCACAG AAAGCCTCTGCAGCCCCCCGTGTAGCTATGGCTCCCGCCCCTTCTGCTGATAAGACACCAAAGAAAGATAATATTTCTGTGGAGGCTGGACGTTCAACTTCTACTGGAAAG GGTGACCCTATGTCTCTGGATGCTCTCAGTGCTCTTGGCGACACTCTGCCAGCAGACACACCAAAACCAGAAGCCCCCAAACCCAGACCTGAGGACATTGTCTCG GAGGACAAGGCCAAAAAGGAGAAGGGTGTGCGTGTAGGAGAGAGGGAAGACACTCTTCCCCCAGAGTACAGGTTTAAAGATGAACACAAAGATTTCTCTCCTCTAGTACCTGAG CCCAGCATTGACACTGATGATGCTTTGGACTTTTTGTCTGGGGGCTTTGAGACATCCTCAGCAGCTCCTGCTGTCCAGTCTCCTGTGCAG AGCAAAGTAGAAGATTTGTCTGCCCTGGATGTACTTTCTGGAGACTTTATAGCTCCAACTAAAGCTTCAGGAGTTCAG CAGAAAACTTGTCCTCTGGAGAAACCCCACTCGGCCGGTGTTACCCATGCACCACCACAACAGGCAAAACCCAAGATTGAGAAG GGTGATTCTCTGTCTCTAGATGCTCTAAGTGCTCTTAGCGACACTCTGCCTGCAGACGTACCAAAACCTGTATCACCCGAACTGAGACCTGAGGACATCGTCTCA GAGAACAAAGTAAAGGAGGAGAAGGGTGTGTTTGTAGGAGAGCGGGAAGACACAATTCCACCAGAATACAgatttaaaggagaaaaaaatctgCCTCCTCTAAAACCTGAA CCGACCATGGAGACTAATGAGGCTCTTGACATTTTGTCTGGCGACTTCACAACCTCCCCTAAAGCTTCTGCACAG CCGTCTGCAGACTTGGCTCTTGATGCCTTAGCAGGAGACTTTGTTGCTCCCACAGCTGCGCGAACAGTGCAGTCTGCTGCTTGTGTTCCCCAAAAAAGTGCCCCACAG CTGGCAGCAGAGGAAGACAATGCCCTTGATGCTCTGTCAGACACCTTGAAAGATATTGCACCCACCCCTCAGCCTGCCCAAGTTCCTGCCAAAGACATTGTTAAG GAGAAGCAGGTTGTAGAAGAAAAGTTGATTAAGATGGGAGAGAGCGACGACACGCTGCCACCAGAATATCGAACCAGTGAGGCAGATCGGAAG aaaatgaaagaagaaatggCAAATCAGGCTGCAGCAGGCAAGGAG AAGAGTATAGATGAGAACACAGCCTTGGACGTGCTTTCTGGTGATTTCTCTGCTGGTCCCAAGTCTCCAACAGTCACAGCATCTGCAGCCACAAAAAAGGTGGAACCTTCTGCTCTCCACTCAGGTCCCATTAAG CCAATGGCTGGTCctactctcgactccctggccGACACCCTGCTCCCTGACACTACACAATTCAAATCAGACAAACCAAAG GGCAAGAgcaagtcaaagtcaaagtctAAA AAGCACCAGGCTGAACAGCCACAAGCCACTAATCAGGCATCAGCTCAGCTAAGCTCAGATGTTGCACTAGCACCCACAAAGAAGGGAGGCAAGAGCTAG
- the cast gene encoding calpastatin isoform X21, with protein MGQLLSWIRGPRDTPALQDVAVEEQSQQSQATPNLAAKGSTAKPAQFEKASSGSAMATKPGVVTKATDRATGSGVTGGGSASVGTVGKETPKNKPETNTTLSAATVIDMSSAAATVVDMTSAGARDSPKEISKVQAEVPSTAAKGAKEAPAMDPIDALASILPSDDPVTVPVYTGPEVSEQQVTAARAQKCGEREDTLPPGYRLTDMPPVPADVKPKDVTKPMTTDQAMDSLLDDFSTPTAPTGPKKQEDHVDNVSASSAGPVNFAPPPAKKGETTKAVTPADKKAKMENVPYDSSLKAGHSASSMKSAPPVAVCHAPADKKAKLEKDDFSLKAGLDTKVDTKHKADKGDAVSPDPFSALGDLLPKDTPKPEAPKLRPEDIVSEDKHKKEKGVRVGERDDALPPEYRFKEDKNKKVPPPKPEPSMDENEALDILGGSFDTSLSAPVVPHSAAHAQKASAAPRVAMAPAPSADKTPKKDNISVEAGRSTSTGKGDPMSLDALSALGDTLPADTPKPEAPKPRPEDIVSEDKAKKEKGVRVGEREDTLPPEYRFKDEHKDFSPLVPEPSIDTDDALDFLSGGFETSSAAPAVQSPVQSKVEDLSALDVLSGDFIAPTKASGVQQKTCPLEKPHSAGVTHAPPQQAKPKIEKGDSLSLDALSALSDTLPADVPKPVSPELRPEDIVSENKVKEEKGVFVGEREDTIPPEYRFKGEKNLPPLKPEPTMETNEALDILSGDFTTSPKASAQPSADLALDALAGDFVAPTAARTVQSAACVPQKSAPQLAAEEDNALDALSDTLKDIAPTPQPAQVPAKDIVKEKQVVEEKLIKMGESDDTLPPEYRTSEADRKKMKEEMANQAAAGKEKSIDENTALDVLSGDFSAGPKSPTVTASAATKKVEPSALHSGPIKPMAGPTLDSLADTLLPDTTQFKSDKPKGKSKSKSKSKKHQAEQPQATNQASAQLSSDVALAPTKKGGKS; from the exons tcGCAGCAAAGCCAGGCCACACCCAATCTGGCAGCTAAGGGCTCCACTGCGAAGCCTGCGCAATTTGAG AAGGCATCGTCAGGATCCGCTATGGCTACGAAGCCTGGGGTGGTTACCAAGGCAACAGACAGAGCCACAGGAAGTGGCGTTACAGGAGGAGGAAGTGCTTCAGTTGGGACAGTAGGAAAAGAGACACCTAAAAACAAACCAGAG ACTAACACCACACTATCAGCTGCTACTGTCATTGACATGTCATCTGCTGCGGCTACTGTTGTTGACATGACATCAGCAGGGGCGAGGGACAGCCCCAAAGAGATATCAAAG GTGCAGGCAGAGGTTCCCTCCACAGCAGCTAAAGGGGCCAAAGAG GCACCTGCAATGGATCCAATCGATGCCTTGGCCAGCATACTACCATCCGATGATCCTGTCACTGTCCCTGTGTACACTGGGCCAGAGGTGTCAGAG CAACAAGTCACAGCTGCGAGAGCTCAAAAgtgtggagaaagagaggacaCGCTGCCTCCAGGTTACAGACTTACAGACATG cCTCCAGTTCCTGCAGATGTTAAACCCAAGGACGTTACT AAGCCTATGACCACAGACCAGGCCATGGATTCTCTTTTAGATGATTTTTCAACACCCACTGCTCCAACCGGACCCAAGAAGCAAGAg GACCATGTTGACAATGTCAGTGCCTCATCTGCCGGCCCTGTTAACTTTGCACCACCCCCTGCAAAG aAAGGTGAAACCACTAAGGCTGTGACTCCTGCTGACAAGAAAGCCAAGATGGAGAATGTCCCGTATGATTCCTCTCTGAAGGCTGGACACTCTGCTTCTTCCATG aaatCAGCTCCACCTGTGGCTGTGTGTCATGCCCCTGCTGATAAAAAAGCCAAATTGGAGAAAGACGACTTTTCTTTGAAGGCTGGGCTAGATACTAAAGTGGACACCAAGCACAAGGCTGACAAG GGTGACGCTGTGTCTCCAGATCCCTTTAGTGCTCTTGGTGACTTGCTGCCAAAAGACACACCAAAACCCGAAGCCCCCAAACTCAGACCTGAAGACATTGTTTCA GAGGACAAACACAAGAAGGAGAAGGGTGTGCGTGTAGGAGAAAGGGATGATGCACTTCCTCCAGAATACAGATTTaaagaagataaaaacaaaaaagtgccTCCCCCTAAACCTGAG CCCAGCATGGATGAAAATGAGGCTCTGGACATTTTGGGTGGAAGCTTTGACACCTCATTATCAGCTCCTGTTGTTCCCCACTCAGCTGCTCATGCACAG AAAGCCTCTGCAGCCCCCCGTGTAGCTATGGCTCCCGCCCCTTCTGCTGATAAGACACCAAAGAAAGATAATATTTCTGTGGAGGCTGGACGTTCAACTTCTACTGGAAAG GGTGACCCTATGTCTCTGGATGCTCTCAGTGCTCTTGGCGACACTCTGCCAGCAGACACACCAAAACCAGAAGCCCCCAAACCCAGACCTGAGGACATTGTCTCG GAGGACAAGGCCAAAAAGGAGAAGGGTGTGCGTGTAGGAGAGAGGGAAGACACTCTTCCCCCAGAGTACAGGTTTAAAGATGAACACAAAGATTTCTCTCCTCTAGTACCTGAG CCCAGCATTGACACTGATGATGCTTTGGACTTTTTGTCTGGGGGCTTTGAGACATCCTCAGCAGCTCCTGCTGTCCAGTCTCCTGTGCAG AGCAAAGTAGAAGATTTGTCTGCCCTGGATGTACTTTCTGGAGACTTTATAGCTCCAACTAAAGCTTCAGGAGTTCAG CAGAAAACTTGTCCTCTGGAGAAACCCCACTCGGCCGGTGTTACCCATGCACCACCACAACAGGCAAAACCCAAGATTGAGAAG GGTGATTCTCTGTCTCTAGATGCTCTAAGTGCTCTTAGCGACACTCTGCCTGCAGACGTACCAAAACCTGTATCACCCGAACTGAGACCTGAGGACATCGTCTCA GAGAACAAAGTAAAGGAGGAGAAGGGTGTGTTTGTAGGAGAGCGGGAAGACACAATTCCACCAGAATACAgatttaaaggagaaaaaaatctgCCTCCTCTAAAACCTGAA CCGACCATGGAGACTAATGAGGCTCTTGACATTTTGTCTGGCGACTTCACAACCTCCCCTAAAGCTTCTGCACAG CCGTCTGCAGACTTGGCTCTTGATGCCTTAGCAGGAGACTTTGTTGCTCCCACAGCTGCGCGAACAGTGCAGTCTGCTGCTTGTGTTCCCCAAAAAAGTGCCCCACAG CTGGCAGCAGAGGAAGACAATGCCCTTGATGCTCTGTCAGACACCTTGAAAGATATTGCACCCACCCCTCAGCCTGCCCAAGTTCCTGCCAAAGACATTGTTAAG GAGAAGCAGGTTGTAGAAGAAAAGTTGATTAAGATGGGAGAGAGCGACGACACGCTGCCACCAGAATATCGAACCAGTGAGGCAGATCGGAAG aaaatgaaagaagaaatggCAAATCAGGCTGCAGCAGGCAAGGAG AAGAGTATAGATGAGAACACAGCCTTGGACGTGCTTTCTGGTGATTTCTCTGCTGGTCCCAAGTCTCCAACAGTCACAGCATCTGCAGCCACAAAAAAGGTGGAACCTTCTGCTCTCCACTCAGGTCCCATTAAG CCAATGGCTGGTCctactctcgactccctggccGACACCCTGCTCCCTGACACTACACAATTCAAATCAGACAAACCAAAG GGCAAGAgcaagtcaaagtcaaagtctAAA AAGCACCAGGCTGAACAGCCACAAGCCACTAATCAGGCATCAGCTCAGCTAAGCTCAGATGTTGCACTAGCACCCACAAAGAAGGGAGGCAAGAGCTAG